The following are encoded in a window of Flavobacterium sp. WC2421 genomic DNA:
- a CDS encoding vanadium-dependent haloperoxidase produces the protein MKTKFFIIASLSLLFVSCKKEKSIIVTPDEYSAAVENVTQIMVHDIFSPPVASRIFVYPNIAAYEIIAQNSKTYGSLQNQLKGLDSIPKLDPKSGVNIEVAALVAHMDVSKQLVFSEELVEKFRDSLYQKWSKENEKEFEVSKEYGLKVAARIKKWMDKDNYKETRTMSKFSVLPNVAGRWQPTPPAYMDAIEPHWAEIRTLVLDSASQFKPIPALPFSLDKNSPFFKEVQEVYDISLKMKKMGDTCNEVKMAQFWDCNPYVSVSQGHMMFAKKKITPGAHWMGITKIACKTSKANFEKTVFAYTETSIGMFEAFISCWDEKFRSNVIRPETVINQKIDENWKPALQTPPFPEYTSGHSVVSTVSSNILTSIFGDNFSFVDDSELQFGLPNRTFKSFNEASKEAAMSRFYGGIHYRAAIENGIVQGKEIADFIVDKLKMKK, from the coding sequence ATGAAAACTAAATTTTTTATAATCGCTTCGTTAAGTCTCCTTTTTGTTTCTTGTAAAAAAGAAAAATCGATTATAGTAACTCCAGATGAATATAGTGCTGCTGTTGAAAATGTGACCCAAATTATGGTTCATGATATTTTTTCGCCACCAGTTGCTAGTAGGATTTTTGTATATCCAAATATTGCAGCATACGAGATAATTGCTCAAAACAGTAAGACCTACGGAAGTCTTCAAAATCAATTGAAAGGCCTAGATTCTATTCCAAAATTGGATCCTAAAAGCGGAGTGAATATAGAAGTTGCAGCTTTAGTTGCCCATATGGATGTTAGTAAACAATTGGTTTTTTCTGAAGAATTAGTGGAAAAATTCAGAGATAGTTTGTACCAAAAATGGAGTAAGGAAAATGAAAAGGAATTTGAAGTTTCTAAAGAATACGGGCTAAAAGTGGCTGCTCGTATAAAAAAATGGATGGATAAGGATAATTACAAGGAAACGCGTACAATGTCTAAGTTTTCTGTACTTCCTAATGTTGCTGGTAGATGGCAGCCTACACCTCCAGCATATATGGATGCAATTGAGCCTCATTGGGCTGAGATTAGAACTCTGGTTTTAGATTCAGCTTCACAATTTAAACCCATTCCAGCTCTTCCTTTTTCATTAGATAAAAACTCTCCTTTTTTCAAAGAAGTACAAGAAGTTTATGATATCAGTTTGAAGATGAAAAAAATGGGAGATACGTGCAACGAGGTAAAAATGGCTCAATTTTGGGACTGTAACCCGTATGTATCAGTGAGTCAAGGGCACATGATGTTTGCTAAAAAGAAAATTACCCCAGGTGCACACTGGATGGGGATTACAAAAATTGCATGTAAAACATCGAAAGCTAATTTTGAGAAAACGGTATTCGCTTATACAGAAACCTCAATCGGGATGTTTGAAGCTTTTATAAGTTGTTGGGATGAAAAATTCAGAAGTAATGTAATACGTCCAGAAACTGTAATTAATCAAAAAATTGATGAAAACTGGAAACCCGCTTTACAAACTCCTCCATTTCCTGAATATACAAGTGGGCATTCAGTTGTTTCTACAGTGTCTTCAAATATCTTGACTTCTATTTTCGGTGATAATTTCTCTTTTGTAGATGATTCAGAATTACAATTTGGTTTGCCAAATAGGACATTTAAATCGTTTAATGAAGCATCAAAAGAAGCGGCTATGAGTCGTTTTTATGGAGGGATTCATTATAGAGCAGCAATTGAAAACGGGATAGTTCAAGGAAAGGAAATAGCCGATTTTATAGTTGATAAATTAAAAATGAAGAAGTAA
- a CDS encoding MFS transporter has protein sequence MKLKLSFWQIINMNVGFFGIQYSFGLQQSAVNPIYDFLGASPDQLPLLNLAGPLTGLLIQPIIGAMSDKTWSPKLGGRRKPYFFIGALICSIALFMFPFSSSLWMAAGLLWILDVGNNTAMEPYRAFIADTLDTDQQPTGFQAQSFFTGFGQTLANVSLFIFPLIFIGTTGKLPTWVFASFFLGAVCSIGSVWWSSHTTKEIPPTEEELKKIKEEPLHVFTPFVDIFSAIKDMPKVMWQLALVYLFQWYALFCYWQNSSKSIALSVWHTTPQKDMKLYGEAVSWTGLVNGWYNVVTFLCAFGLVYFAKKYSPKMVHFSCLVLAAIGFLIFPHIENKYLLFPAITGFGIGWASMMGIPYLMVVNNIPKERYGVYMGIINMMIVIPMFIQTITFGYILKHFLNNDPRLAITFAGVLLVISAICTLFIKTKKVELSE, from the coding sequence ATGAAATTAAAGCTTAGTTTTTGGCAGATAATTAATATGAATGTTGGGTTTTTCGGAATTCAATATAGTTTTGGATTACAACAAAGCGCCGTTAATCCCATTTATGATTTTTTGGGCGCAAGTCCTGATCAATTACCATTGCTTAATCTTGCTGGTCCACTAACAGGGTTGTTGATTCAGCCAATTATAGGTGCAATGAGTGACAAAACATGGTCTCCAAAATTAGGAGGAAGAAGAAAGCCATACTTTTTTATTGGAGCTTTGATATGTAGTATCGCTTTATTTATGTTTCCTTTTAGTAGTTCGTTATGGATGGCCGCAGGGTTACTTTGGATATTAGATGTAGGTAATAATACAGCTATGGAACCTTATAGAGCTTTCATTGCTGATACACTAGATACTGATCAACAGCCTACAGGATTTCAAGCTCAAAGTTTTTTTACAGGTTTTGGGCAAACTTTGGCAAACGTTTCACTATTTATTTTCCCATTAATTTTTATTGGAACAACAGGGAAACTACCCACTTGGGTATTTGCTTCCTTTTTTCTTGGTGCAGTTTGTTCGATTGGATCCGTTTGGTGGAGTTCACATACTACTAAAGAAATTCCGCCTACTGAAGAAGAATTAAAAAAAATTAAAGAGGAACCCTTACATGTTTTTACTCCATTTGTGGATATATTTTCAGCAATAAAAGACATGCCAAAAGTAATGTGGCAATTGGCTTTGGTGTATTTGTTTCAATGGTATGCCTTATTTTGTTATTGGCAAAATTCATCAAAAAGTATTGCTCTTTCTGTTTGGCATACTACTCCTCAAAAAGACATGAAATTATATGGAGAGGCTGTTAGTTGGACTGGCTTAGTAAATGGATGGTATAATGTCGTTACTTTTTTATGCGCTTTTGGATTGGTCTATTTTGCAAAGAAATATTCGCCAAAAATGGTGCATTTTTCATGTTTAGTATTAGCAGCAATAGGATTTTTAATATTTCCGCATATTGAAAATAAATATTTATTATTCCCGGCTATAACTGGTTTTGGAATCGGTTGGGCAAGTATGATGGGGATCCCTTATTTAATGGTGGTGAACAATATTCCTAAAGAACGTTATGGGGTTTATATGGGAATCATTAACATGATGATTGTTATTCCTATGTTTATCCAAACGATTACTTTCGGGTATATTTTAAAACATTTTTTAAACAATGATCCTAGATTAGCGATCACATTTGCAGGAGTACTATTGGTTATTAGTGCGATATGTACCTTATTTATTAAAACAAAAAAAGTGGAATTAAGTGAATGA